Proteins from a genomic interval of Sugiyamaella lignohabitans strain CBS 10342 chromosome C, complete sequence:
- the ALG13 gene encoding N-acetylglucosaminyldiphosphodolichol N-acetylglucosaminyltransferase catalytic subunit ALG13 (Catalytic component of UDP-GlcNAc transferase; required for the second step of dolichyl-linked oligosaccharide synthesis; anchored to the ER membrane via interaction with Alg14p; similar to bacterial and human glycosyltransferases; protein abundance increases in response to DNA replication stress; GO_component: GO:0043541 - UDP-N-acetylglucosamine transferase complex [Evidence IPI] [PMID 16100110]; GO_component: GO:0043541 - UDP-N-acetylglucosamine transferase complex [Evidence IPI] [PMID 16100113]; GO_component: GO:0005737 - cytoplasm [Evidence IDA] [PMID 14690591]; GO_component: GO:0005737 - cytoplasm [Evidence IDA] [PMID 16100110]; GO_component: GO:0005829 - cytosol [Evidence IDA] [PMID 16100113]; GO_component: GO:0005783 - endoplasmic reticulum [Evidence IEA,IEA]; GO_component: GO:0005783 - endoplasmic reticulum [Evidence IDA] [PMID 14562095]; GO_component: GO:0042406 - extrinsic component of endoplasmic reticulum membrane [Evidence IDA] [PMID 16100110]; GO_component: GO:0005634 - nucleus [Evidence IDA] [PMID 14690591]; GO_function: GO:0004577 - N-acetylglucosaminyldiphosphodolichol N-acetylglucosaminyltransferase activity [Evidence IEA]; GO_function: GO:0004577 - N-acetylglucosaminyldiphosphodolichol N-acetylglucosaminyltransferase activity [Evidence IMP,ISS] [PMID 15615718]; GO_function: GO:0004577 - N-acetylglucosaminyldiphosphodolichol N-acetylglucosaminyltransferase activity [Evidence IDA,IMP,ISS] [PMID 16100113]; GO_function: GO:0030246 - carbohydrate binding [Evidence IEA]; GO_function: GO:0016740 - transferase activity [Evidence IEA]; GO_function: GO:0016757 - transferase activity, transferring glycosyl groups [Evidence IEA]; GO_function: GO:0016758 - transferase activity, transferring hexosyl groups [Evidence IEA]; GO_process: GO:0005975 - carbohydrate metabolic process [Evidence IEA]; GO_process: GO:0006488 - dolichol-linked oligosaccharide biosynthetic process [Evidence IMP,ISS] [PMID 15615718]; GO_process: GO:0006488 - dolichol-linked oligosaccharide biosynthetic process [Evidence IDA,IMP,ISS] [PMID 16100113]; GO_process: GO:0030259 - lipid glycosylation [Evidence IEA]): MSVLVTSGATVPFEKLIRSTLSDGVLHQLAKQGYRQITVQYGSGKAIFDESVSSCHDPKLSIDGFDFTTDMAREIAKYDLVISHAGTGSILDALRANKKLIAVINTSLMDNHQAEIAHEFESQGYLVSTDTESISAALQRLDSTTLKQLPPADSLKLAAIINEEAGL, encoded by the coding sequence ATGAGTGTGCTTGTCACAAGTGGGGCTACTGTTCCATTTGAGAAGCTGATAAGAAGTACCCTGAGCGATGGTGTTCTACACCAGCTTGCAAAGCAAGGTTACCGACAAATTACCGTACAATATGGCAGCGGAAAAGCGATATTTGACGAGTCAGTCAGTAGTTGTCACGATCCGAAATTGAGCATAGATGGATTTGATTTTACAACTGATATGGCGAGAGAGATTGCCAAATATGACCTGGTGATATCACATGCTGGCACGGGGTCCATTCTCGACGCTCTTCGTGCAAACAAGAAACTGATTGCCGTCATCAACACTAGTCTTATGGATAACCACCAAGCTGAAATTGCTCACGAGTTCGAGTCACAGGGATATCTTGTATCTACAGATACAGAAAGTATTTCCGCAGCCTTGCAACGACTAGATTCAACTACTTTAAAACAGTTACCTCCTGCCGACAGTCTAAAATTGGCGGCCATAATCaatgaagaagctggtcTGTAA
- the ISA2 gene encoding Isa2p (Protein required for maturation of mitochondrial [4Fe-4S] proteins; functions in a complex with Isa1p and possibly Iba57p; localizes to the mitochondrial intermembrane space, overexpression of ISA2 suppresses grx5 mutations; GO_component: GO:0005758 - mitochondrial intermembrane space [Evidence IDA] [PMID 10805735]; GO_component: GO:0005759 - mitochondrial matrix [Evidence IEA]; GO_component: GO:0005739 - mitochondrion [Evidence IEA]; GO_component: GO:0005739 - mitochondrion [Evidence IDA] [PMID 16823961]; GO_function: GO:0005506 - iron ion binding [Evidence IDA] [PMID 21987576]; GO_process: GO:0009102 - biotin biosynthetic process [Evidence IGI,IMP] [PMID 17259550]; GO_process: GO:0016226 - iron-sulfur cluster assembly [Evidence IGI,IMP] [PMID 10805735]) — protein MASLYRPLVQTHSGLLAGALRLTAARATPISKRSVHSLIGSGLQRTQPLLTYNASAVASRSVRRIVSSPTLGPKSATKITNPIKSENGQILRVDVSQKAAEKLNLLKSQDNNPDLALRISVESGGCHGFQYIYSLKTTKDIDSSNDSVFERDGAKVIIDATSLEIIQQSTIDYTTELIGSQFKVINSPFATSSCGCGSSFAFDPAAAAAAAAAATSSK, from the coding sequence ATGGCATCTTTGTATCGTCCACTAGTGCAGACTCACTCCGGTTTGTTGGCTGGGGCTCTACGGTTGACAGCAGCCAGGGCTACCCCAATATCCAAACGCTCGGTACACAGTCTTATAGGCTCTGGTTTACAGAGAACCCAACCTCTTCTGACATACAATGCGAGTGCTGTAGCATCGAGGAGCGTTCGAAGGATTGTTAGTTCCCCAACCTTGGGTCCTAAGTCTGCCACTAAAATCACCAACCCCATTAAGTCCGAGAATGGTCAAATCCTGAGAGTGGATGTTTCACagaaagctgctgaaaagctGAATCTGCTGAAAAGTCAGGATAATAACCCCGATCTAGCATTGAGAATCTCGGTCGAAAGCGGTGGATGTCATGGGTTCCAGTATATTTACTCATTGAAGACGACAAAAGATATAGACAGCTCCAACGACTCAGTATTCGAGCGTGATGGTGCTAAAGTCATCATCGATGCTACATCTTTGGAAATCATCCAACAGTCTACTATTGACTACACCACCGAGTTAATAGGCAGCCAGTTTAAGGTTATCAACAGCCCGTTTGCAACTTCGAGCTGTGGTTGTGGAAGCAGCTTTGCATTTGACcccgctgccgctgctgctgctgcggcCGCTGCTACAAGCtctaaataa
- the PHO8 gene encoding alkaline phosphatase PHO8 translates to MADETLLPAWRRGGRSQEHNKTMVFLGIWATLATFLALYYSPGHFSDLFKSHQSPKRNVIFFVSDGMGPASLSLTRSFRQYRDNLPIDDILHLDDHFIGHSRTRSSDSLVTDSAAGATAFACGFKTYNGAIGVFPDTDPCGTVLEGAKLRGYHTGMVVTTRITDATPASFSAHVLHREEEDLIAEHQLGMYPLGRMVDLMIGGGRCHFLPGSVDGGCRHDSRNLVEEAVEDGWQYVENREQYDLLKGGNNISLPLLALLAPGDIPYDLDRDDSVYPSLEDTTRTAIRALELATKHSDKGFFLLVEGSRIDHAGHQNDPAAQVREVLAFDRAFQAAIEFSKKSNVETIVVSTSDHETGGLATARQLTPSYPDYLWYPEALDNATHSAEYLGHALRHYNGKDVYDFIKTDILKEGLGIPEPTEEQIKLLADNKKRSEDHIANIISLRSQTGWSTHGHSAVDVNVYGFSGHKRANRRILKTLGGSNENTDIGKFLADYLDVDVSKVTDLLQQDDITTDDLDDPHGLDSYHAHIMAVTNGL, encoded by the coding sequence ATGGCCGACGAAACACTACTGCCCGCCTGGAGAAGGGGCGGTCGCAGCCAGGAGCACAATAAGACCATGGTATTTTTAGGCATATGGGCTACCCTGGCAACCTTTTTAGCATTGTATTACAGTCCAGGCCACTTTTCAGATCTTTTCAAGTCCCACCAGAGCCCTAAACGAAATGTTATCTTCTTTGTGTCAGATGGTATGGGACCTGCTTCGTTGTCTTTGACTAGAAGTTTCCGTCAATATCGAGACAATTTGCCAATTGATGACATTTTGCACTTGGACGACCATTTTATCGGTCATTCTAGAACGAGAAGCAGTGATAGCTTGGTAACTGATAGTGCCGCTGGAGCCACTGCCTTTGCCTGTGGATTCAAGACATATAATGGAGCTATTGGTGTTTTCCCAGATACTGATCCTTGTGGTACCGTGTTAGAAGGAGCTAAGTTACGTGGTTATCATACTGGTATGGTTGTCACAACCCGTATCACTGATGCCACACCTGCTTCTTTCTCAGCCCATGTGTTGCACAGAGAAGAGGAGGATCTCATTGCCGAGCACCAACTGGGTATGTATCCTTTAGGCAGAATGGTCGACTTGATgattggtggtggcagaTGCCACTTTTTGCCTGGGTCAGTTGATGGTGGCTGTCGTCATGATAGTAGAAatcttgttgaagaagctgtGGAGGACGGCTGGCAATATGTTGAGAATCGTGAGCAATACGATTTATTGAAGGGCGGTAACAACATTTCGCTGCCATTATTGGCGTTACTGGCCCCTGGCGATATTCCATATGATCTTGATAGAGACGACTCTGTATACCCAAGTTTGGAGGACACCACTAGAACTGCTATCCGTGCATTAGAGTTGGCTACTAAGCACTCTGATAAGGGATTCTTCCTTTTGGTTGAGGGATCGAGAATCGACCATGCCGGTCATCAGAATGatcctgctgctcaagTACGCGAGGTGCTGGCTTTTGACAGGGCTTTCCAGGCTGCTATTGAGTTCTCCAAGAAGTCTAATGTCGAGACCATTGTCGTCAGTACCTCTGACCACGAAACTGGTGGGTTAGCTACTGCTCGCCAATTGACTCCTTCCTACCCCGATTATCTGTGGTATCCTGAAGCTCTGGACAATGCCACCCATTCTGCGGAATACTTGGGTCATGCTCTAAGACATTACAATGGGAAGGATGTATATGATTTTATCAAGACTGACATTCTGAAAGAGGGTCTGGGTATTCCAGAACCAACAGAAGAACAAATTAAGCTTCTGGCTGATAACAAAAAACGGTCTGAAGACCACATTGCCAATATTATCTCTCTGAGATCTCAGACCGGCTGGAGTACCCACGGCCACTCGGCAGTCGACGTCAATGTGTACGGATTCTCGGGACACAAACGGGCCAACCGTCGTATCCTCAAGACCCTAGGAGGTAGCAACGAGAACACCGACATTGGCAAGTTCCTTGCCGACTACCTCGACGTCGATGTGTCCAAAGTGACAGACCTTCTCCAACAAGATGATATCACCACTGACGACCTCGACGACCCACATGGGCTCGACTCTTATCATGCCCACATCATGGCTGTCACCAACGGGCTCTAG